Part of the Pseudomonas sp. P8_241 genome is shown below.
ATGAGGGCCCTGAGCCCATCGTAGTTTCATCACTTTTCTTATTCATGTAAATCCGAGGGTCGCGTTAATCGAGGCTTCAAAATTTCTAATTTCTTCAACCAAATCAATTCGTTAATCAGCATGTTTGTCGCTTGGTGAATGCGAATATCTCAACAGTCGCGACGTAAGTATGATTATTTTCGTCGATCAGACAACGTCTAAACGCGTAGTAATGCGCCCTTGAAATCGGATGTTCCAACCCTACTGGGAGATTGTCCATGCCAGCATCTTTTACCGTTCGGCAGCTTGGCCCAACTCTGGGTGCCGAAGTTCTCGATCTAGATACGGCTTCATTGGTTTTACCGGAAACGTTGGCAGCACTTGAGGCTGCACTTTTCAAACACGAAGCCATCGTACTGCACGTCCCAGAACTGAGGCCCGAGCAACATTTGGCGATTGCACGGTATTTCGGTGAGCCAGAAGTACACACCTTCTACCCCAACCTGGGCGATGGCCTTGAACAGATCACCGTAATCGACTCCAAGCTGGGTGATCGAGCTGATATGTGGCACCACGACGAGAGCTTTCTGCCCAGCCCACCGATTGTCACCATGACTCACGCCCAGATCCTGCCGCCGTGTGGCGGCGACACCTGCTGGATCAGCATGACGACGGCCTACGACGCGCTTTCCGAGCGCATGAAGCACTACATGGAAGGCCTCAGCGCCTGGCACGACATGAACGGGCCTATGACCGCAGCGTTGCACCAAAACGTCGTCACGCACGAGCGCTATGTTGAGGTCATCAAAGCAAACCGACGGCACCTGCATCCGCTGGTCATTCAGCATCCGGTGACAGGTCGAAAGGCGCTGTATTTGAGTCCGACCTACACCACCCACATCGACGGCCTGGCCGGCGCCGAGGGCAGTGCCATCCTCGCCTACCTGAATGCGCATTGCCAACACGTTCAATTCGGTTTCCGCCATCGCTGGCGTGTCGGTGACATGGTGCTCTGGGACAATCGTAGCGTGCTCCACAACGCCATCCTGGACTATCAACCGCACCAACGGCGCATGCAGCGCACTTCGGTTTTCGCCCGCGGGCCTTTCCACGCGTGAATTATTTATTGCTCAACTGAAGCTTGTGACAGTCGCTCCAGAGGAAAGAACTATGTTGAAGGACTCGCTAAACAAGGAACTGCTGGCCCGCTACGCTCCCAGGCCAGGTCGATATGCGCTGCTGCCCGAATTGACTCCACGCCAGACCGTAGCATTGCTGTGTCGTGTGTTGTATCGCGAGGGTTATAACGACCACATTGCTGGTCACATCACTGTACGCCAGGACGACGGCACTTACCTGGCTAACCCTTGGGAACTCACTTGGGGTGAAGTGACCGCCTCCGATATCGTGCGCCTCGATCCGAACGGCAAGGTGACCGAGGGTGAGTGGAACATAACCCCGGCGATCAATCTGCACATTGATGTACATAGCGCCCGGCATGACGTTGGTGTGGTGATCCACAACCATCCGCAGTGGGGATCAGTGTGGTCGGCGGCTGGGCGTACTCCACCGATCTATGACCAAACGTCCGCATTGGTTGACACTGACCCGGTGCTCTATGACGAGTATCAGGGCACTGTAGAAGACACGGAACGAGGCCGCGCCGTCGTGGACGCTCTCGGTAAGCAAAAATGGGCATTGCTAGCCAACCATGGCGTGCTGGTCGTAGCCAACGGTATTCGCCAGGCACACTTACGCGCTATCACACTGGAGTGGCGCAGCCGTCTGGCCTGGCATGTCGAAGCACTCGGCGGTGGCCCACCGCTACCCGCCAGCGTCGCGCTGGCCACCGGACAACGCACCGATGCAAATGGGTTTCCATTCCTGTGGGAAGCCATGGCTCGCGAGGAAATCCGGCGCGATCCAGCCGTTCTTGAGTAGAACCTCTCCCATTTTTCGCGGCGGCATGGCAGGCGCGCACGCCGCTATTACTTAATACTTTGCTGAGACTTGACCACGCGATGAAGCCCACTTTGTTACTTCTTTCCCGCTTGCCCGATAGTTTCATCACCCGCTTACGCGAGCATTTCGATTGTCACTCTTATTCGCTGCTCGATGACAAGCGACTCATGGAACTGGCTCCTACCGTGCGAGGTATCGTTGCAACTGCCGAATCCAGCGTGTCCGGTGTATTGATCGCCCGTCTGCCTGCGCTCGAGATCATCTCGGTGTTGGGTGTCGGTTACGACGGTATCGATCTGGAAGCCGCGCGCGTGCACAACGTCTGTGTCACCCATACCCCTGAGGTGTCCACCGAAGACATTGCAGATTTCGCCATCGCGCTGTTGCTGTGCACCGCACGACAAATTCTAAACGCCGACGGATTCGTGCGACGAGGTGAATGGGCCGTTGGCCGTCACCCTATGACCGGGCGAGTATTCGGTGGGCGCATGGGCATCGTCGGTCTGGGCCGCATTGGCAGGGCAGTGGCTTTACGAGCCCAGGCGTTCGGGATGAGCATTGCCTATACGGGACGCACGCCAAAAGCTGATGTGCCCTATCGCTGGTGCAATGATGTGCAAGCACTGGCAGCGAGTGTCGATTATCTGGTGGTGTGCGCGAGTGGTGGCCCTGATACGCACGGCATGATTAATGCGGCCGTGCTGGCAGAGCTTGGCCACTGCGGTGTATTGATCAATATCGCGCGCGGATCTGTCGTCAACGAAGATGACCTTATCGAGGCCTTGCGCACCCGCAAGATTCTCGCGGCGGGACTAGATGTATTTTGCAATGAGCCGAATGTGTCGCAGGCATTGCTGGCGTTGCCCAACGTGGTGCTGACACCACATATGGCCAGTTCTACTCAAGCGACAGTTCAGGCGATGCTGGATCTGACGCTCGATAACTTGGCGGCTCATTTCGCGGGGGAACCTTTATTGAGTGAAGTGCAGTTGACGGCCATAGGTAGAACTTGCAGCGAAGTTCTACCTTGAAGCGGTCATTCTGACTGACTGCTTTTGGCCGTTTTCTGCCTTTCGCGATGGGCAGCCTTGGGTCGATTTCTGCCCATCGTGACAGGCAGAAAACGGCCAGAAGCAGCCATTCACGCTTCGTCTGCGAAGTGCTGATTATTGTGAAAATGGTTAAAGCCGGCACGGCGATGCGTGCCGACTACGTATTACATCAATGTTTCATTTTTTGATGGAAACAATCGTTCCTTTTCCACCCTCTAGTCGGAAGGAAAACGATACGCGGTCTCCAACCTTCAACCCTGCCAACTGATTTTCTGCCACGGAAAACGCCATGGTCATCGGTGGCCATTGCACCGCTGGAACGGCGCCGTGAGCGAGGGTTACCGTATGTTTTGCGGGATCAATAGCCTTGATCGTGCCCTCGGCACTGGCGACAGGCGTTTGCTTCGATTCCTGCTTCATTTCCATGCCTTCCATATCGTCCATTTTCATTCCCTGCATGTCCTCCGCTCGGGTAACAAGAGAGAACACAAGGGCAGTGCCGGCAACTGCAATAAGGGTCAATTTCATGCGATTTTTCCTTCCAGGGTGACGGGTTCTATTGGGAGATTTCGACGGCGCATCAAGCGATAGGCCGCCGGGATGACAAACAGGGAAAGCAAGGGCGCCGTGACCATACCGCCGACCATGGGTGCGGCGATGCGGCTCATCACTTCGCTACCCGTACCGCTGCCTAACAGGATGGGTAGCAGGCCGGCAATGATGACGGCCACCGTCATGGCCTTGGGGCGCACCCGCTGCACAGCGCCTTCACGAATCGCCGCAACCAGTCCGCGTTCAGAGCTGTCGCCAAGGTCTTCACGTTCGGCCCAGGCATTCTTCAGGTAGAGCAGCATGATCACGCCAAACTCCGCAGAGACACCGGCCAACGCGATAAAGCCGACCCCGGTAGCCACCGACAAGTTGAACCCCAGCAGGTAGAGGAACCATGCCCCTCCAGTCAGTGCAAATGGCAGCGTGGCCATGATCAACATGGCCTCATCAAAGCGGGCGAACGTCAGGTAGAGCAGCACGAAGATGATCAACAGCGTGGCCGGCACCACCAGTTTGAGGCGTGCGTTGGCCCTTTCGAGAAACTCGAACTGCCCCGAGTAGCTCAGGCTCATGCCGGGTTGCAACTTGACCTGCTCATTGACGGCCCGACGCAGATCGGCGACCACCGAAGCAATGTCCCTGCCTCGCACATCGATGTACACCCAACCTGAAGGCCGTGCGTTCTCGCTCTTGAGCATCGGCGGACCGTCGGTGATCCTAATCTTCGCCACAGTGCCAAGGGTGATCTGGCTGCCTGACGAGGTATAGACGGGCAATTGCTCCAGGGCACCCGGCGAGTCGCGCCATTCACGCGGATAACGTACGTTGATCGGAAAACGTGCAAGCCCTTCAATGGTCTCCCCGACATTTTCACCACCGATAGCGCCAGCCACGATGGACTGCACATCGGCGATATTCATGCCATAGCGGGCCGCTGCCTTACGGTCGATATCCACGTCGATATAGCGACCACCGGTCAGGCGCTCGGCCAAAGCCGAACTGACACCGGGCACGTCTTTGGCCACTCGCTCGACCGCCTGGGTGACCGCATCAATTTCCGTCAGGTTGGTGCCGGCAACCTTCACGCCGATTGGACTCTTGATACCCGTCGCCAGCATATCGATGCGGTTACGAATCGGCGGTATCCAGATGTTGGTCAGGCCGGGTACACGCACCACGCGGTCCAGTTCCTCCACCAATTTTTCCTGGGTCATGCCCGGACGCCATTGCTCATGGGGCTTGAACTGAATGGTGGTTTCAAACATTTCCAACGGTGCCGGGTCGGTGGCGGTCTCAGCACGGCCGGCCTTACCAAAGACGTGCTCAACCTCAGGCACTGTCTTGATCAAGCGATCCGTCTGTTGCAGCAGTTGCGCGGCTTTCTGCGCCGACAGCCCCGGCAGGGCAGATGGCATATAGAGCAGATCACCCTCGTCCAGTGGCGGAAGAAACTCTCCACCCAAACGAGACATTGGCCACAGCGCACTGACAAACACCAAGAGCGCCACCAGAAGAGTGACTCTGGGACGACGCAGCACCGCATTCAGGGCGGGTTGGTAGATCCGAATCAACCAACGGTTCAACGGGTTCTGTTGCTCACCCGGAATTCGCCCCCGAATCCAGTAGCCCATCAGCACCGGCACCAACGTGACCGACAACCCCGCCGCTGCGGCCATGGCATAGGTCTTGGTAAACGCCAACGGCCCGAACAGCCTGCCCTCCTGAGCCTCCAGCGTGAACACCGGAATGAATGACAACGTGATGATTAACAGACAAAAGAACAGCGCGGGGCCGACCTCTGCCGCCGCTTCGGTCACCACATTCCAATGCCGTTCACCCTTCAATTCCTCTCCAGGATTGGCCGTGTGCCACGCCTCGATTTTCTTGTGGGCGTTCTCGATCATCACCACCGCGGCATCGACCATGGCACCGATGGCGATAGCGATCCCGCCCAAGGACATGATGTTGGCGTTGATGCCCTGGTATCGCATGACGATGAAGGCCATCAGCACCCCGACCGGCAACGAAATGATCGCCACCAGGGATGAGCGCAAGTGCCAGAGAAAAATCCCGCAGACCAGCGCAACGACGATGAACTCTTCGAGCAGCTTGTGGCTGAGGTTTTCCACCGCGCGGTCGATCAGCTTACTGCGGTCGTAGGTGGTGACAATTTCCACGCCCGCCGGCAGACTGCTTTTCAGTTCATCGAGTTTGCTCTTGACCGCCGCAATGGTTTCGCGAGCATTCTTGCCGCTGCGCAAAATTACCACGCCGCCGACAGTCTCCCCTTCGCCGTCAAGTTCGCTGATGCCACGGCGCATTTCCGGGCCCAACTGGATCGTCGCGACATCGCCCAGGGTCACGGGTACGCCGCCCGCACCGAGCTTGAGCGGGATCGCCCGAAAGTCATTGAGCGACTTCAGGTAGCCGGAAGCGCGCACGATGAACTCGGTCTCAGCCATCTCAAGCACGGCACCACCAGTTTCCTGGTTGGCCTTGCCAATCGCCTCGGATACCTCGGCCTGAGTGATACCGAGGCTGGCCAGCTTGAGCGGATCAAGCTGCACCTGATACTGCTTGACCATGCCACCGACCGTAGCGACCTCCGCAACATTGGGCAGGGTCTTGAGTTCGAACTTGAGGAACCAGTCCTGAAGCGCGCGCAGTTGTGCCAGATCGTGCCCACCCGTGCGATCCACCAGTGCGTACTGGTAAATCCAGCCTACCCCCGTCGCATCCGGCCCCAACGCTGGTTTGGCACTCGCCGGCAAGCGGCTTTGTATCTGACTCAAGTATTCCAGAACCCGTGAACGGGCCCAGTACAGGTCGGTCCCGTCCTCGAACAGCACATACACAAAGCTGTCGCCAAAAAACGAGTAACCACGCACTGTTTTGGCACCCGGCACTGAAAGCATGGTGGTGGCCAACGGGTAGGTCACCTGGTTCTCGACGATTTGCGGGGCTTGTCCCGGAAATGGCGTACGGATGATGACTTGCACGTCAGAGAGGTCCGGCAGCGCATCAATGGGCGTGCTCTGTACCGACCAGATGCCCCACGCCGTGACGAACAAAGTCGCCAGCAGCACCAGGAACCGGTTGGCCACTGACCAGCGAATGAGGGCAGCGATCATGGCTGACCTCCCGATTTATCTAGGCGTTCGACCCGAAGACCATCGTCGGTCTGGCTCACAGCGACTTTGACCTTGTCCCCCGCCTTGAGGCCTTGTTTCAGCGCCGGGCTAGCAAGTGGAAACGTCATCGTCATGCCAGGCATGCCCAGCGTCTTGAAGGGACCATGGGCGAGCGTGACTTCTTTATCGTCGATCTCGACGATCTGCCCGTCAGCTTCATGCAAACCGGAGGTAGCTGTGTTGAGAGGCGACTCTTGCACTGAACCGGCCACGATCCCCTTGAGACTGGCCTCCGAGTCGAGCAGAAACTGACCCGACGTGACCACTTTCTGGCCTTCATCCAGACCGTTGACGATGGCCGTCTTGCCATCGCTTTCCTGGCCGATCTGCACTTCCACGGGGCGAAAGCGGCCCGCGTCTTCGGCCAACATCACCAAGGCACGTCGGCCGGTGCGAATGACGGCCTCGCTCGGTACCCACAACACACTTTGCTCGGTTGAACGGTTCAAACGTACTTGCGCGGTCAAACCGGGCCTGAGGCGTCCGTCCGGGTTGGGCAGTTCCACCCGCACCCGCAGGGTGCGGCTATCCAGGTTGGTTTCCGGCAGAATCGCACTGACCTTGCCGTTGACCTTTGTTCCTGGGAAGGCTGGTAATTGTGCTTCAACCGTTTGCCCCACGGTGATGGAGCCAGCTTCTGACTCTGGAACGGCCACCGCCAGCCAGACACGGCTCAAACCATTGACACGCGCTAGCGTCTCGCCTGCGGCGACGGTCATTCCCGCGCGGATGTTCAACTCCTGTATCACACCACCGATAGGGCTGGTCAGTGTCAGGTAAGGCTGAACCTTGCCGCCACGCTCTACCTGAGCGATCAGTGCTGCCGGCATGCCTGTGAGCCGAAGTCGTTCGCGGGCCGCCGCTATCAAGTCAGCATCACCATTGCGCTTGAGGGCAAGGAACTCTGTCTGTGCGGCCGCCCACTCTGGCACCAGAATATCCGCCAACGCCGCGTTGGCTTTAAGCAAATCACCGGGGGCATGGGCATAGACCCGCTCCACGAAGCCTGGGGTGCGGGCCTGTATTACGGCGACATCGCGTTCGTTGAAGGCCAGGACACCGGTTACGTTGAGGCTGGATTCAAAGACCCCACGGCTGACCGTCGCAAATCGCAGACCAAGATTCTGCGTCAGACCTGGATCGATGCTGACCGTGGCATGATCGCTACCTCCACTGGCGTATTGAGGGACCAGCTGCATGTCCATGAAGGGCGATTTGCCAGGCTTATCGAATTTTTGCTGCGGGTACATCGGGTCATACCAATACAGTGCCTTGCGTTCGTCCGGTGTATTCTGGCTTTGCTCAGAGGCAGTACCGGGCACACCGCTTATGCGTTGGTGAGCAAACCAATAGCCACCGGCAACTCCCAATACCATTGAAACACCCGCCAGCAATGCTCCGCTCCATTTGAGGTTCATTGGCTGGACTCCCCATAAGCAAAATAAAGTCGCGCACGGGTCAGCGCTCGCTGTTCCTCCACGTCGACTTGTTTGAGGCGAGCCTCAATGAGTTCACGCCTTGCGGCGACAACGGCATTCAAATCCCCTTTGCCAGCACGGTAGCTGGCCATGCTGAGTTCGACCTTTTCCCTGGCCAGTGGCACCAGGCTTTGCTCATTGCGCTGGACCGCACGATTCAGGCTGTCATAGTCAGCCAGTTCACTCTCCAGTTGCTGGGTATGCTCGCGTGACAAGGCTTCGCGCTCGGCCTCAAGCTGACTGAGTTCAGCCTTCTTGGCCGCGATTTTCGGGTTTTGGCGTGAGTCAGGAAACAGCGGCAGGTCCCAGGAAAATTGCACGCTGACCATGTCGCCGAACTGACGGTCGCGATGCTGATAATCAAGCTCCCAACTCCAGTCTGACTTCTTCTCCGCCTCTGCCTCCCGGACCTTGGCTTGCGCTTCAAGGGTCATCGGCCCATACGCGGCCAACTCGGGGTGGTGTTGTAGCTTATGGGAGACGTTCGAGGTATCGACCGGCCATTGCGGCAAGCTGCCCACAGGCTTTTCGTTGGCGGCAGACCCAATCCAGCGTTTGAGCGCCGCGCGCGCTTGAGCACGCTGGCGAATCAAATCGTCCTGCTGCTCTGCCAGTTGAGCCGCTTCCTGTTTGGGTGTTACAGCGTCGGCAGGTTGAGCGCGACCGCCGGCAATCTGCGCCCGGACGGTATCAGTCAGCAGCCGGTTTTCCTTGTAGAAGTCCTGGAACAGCGCGTCTTTGCGTTCAACCGAATAGCTGCTGATCCAGGCCAACGCTGTGGATTGGCGCACGTTCAGGCGTTCGACCCGACGCTCGGCGGCAGCGCGATCAACGGCGGAGTTGGCGACCTCGATACGGGCCTTGCGCTTGTCACTGTTGGGCATTTCCTGCCTGACCCCGACCATTTGCATAGTCATGAAGTCGTCGTTGATGCTCCAGCGGTCCGGGCCGCCGATGGGGTAGTTCTGTACACCGGCCAGCAACTTGGGGTCAGGTAATTCACCCGCTGGAATAGCCGCGCTGCTGGCGGCCTGTATTTTTGCATCCTGTGCAGCCAGCGACGGCGCGTTGTTTTCGGCCAGCCGCAATGCTTCGTCGAGTGTCAATGCGGCAGCGAAGCTCGGCAATGCCAGTACGCTTGCCGCTAGGCCGGCCACGAGGGACCAACCTGTGCAATAGCACTTGGAGTTCATGTTTACGATTCCTGTGATGATCCACTGCACGCGTCAAAAGACATGCGCACAGCTATGCCATCCCGCTAAAACGGGATGAGGCTCAATTTGGGACAGGAATCAGACGCGAGGCGGTCGCCATACCCCGGGCGAGGTGGGCACAGGTACGAAATCGCTGGAAAAGGGAAGCACTATGGGGCTGAACAAGGTAACAGGAGGTTTGAGGATCGAGACTTGCAGCATACCGCCTGTCTTGCATTCCTGACCTGGCTTGCAGGGTTTGCCGTGCTCGGTCGGGCTCTTCATGTCGTTGCAGCAGTCCATGCCCATGTCATCCATCATCGCCATGCCCATCGTCTTCATCGGGCACGGTTCCGGTGCCTGAACGCCCGCCATCCCGCTGAGGGGAAGCGCCAAGCTAATCACGAAGATGAGGAAAAACCGCAGATAGCGTTTCATGGGGTTGGAGTGTAGTCGTCAGAAATGGCACTAACAATCAATTGAGCACACGCTTGTAGCTGCCTTCCGCAAGGCGCTGATTGCGCGTGATATAAGCGCTTCAGTATTAAGCCAACATTACTTGGTCAGCCAGTTCACTATCTCCTGACGTATTACGGCGAACCTTCAACAGTGCGCAGTCGAAGGGGCATTATCAAATGTCCGCAAAGGGTCGATTTCTGCCCGTCACGAAGGACAGCAATCGATCTAGGCTGTCACATCAAAATAGTCCTCCCAACGCCGCTGGCTCCCAGTTCATGATCACTAGTTCACCACTGACTTCAGCTTTGCCTTGCCGCTGGTTGGTCGTGGTATAGCGGATGTCCAACGTCTCAACATGAAAGCCTTCAAACACCCGGCGAATGTCCGGGTGATCATTGATGCTGACCATCACCCTGCCCTTGCACCGCCGCATGAAGTCGGCCATGCGCTCATAGTTTTCGAACGGAAAATCCACCCCATACCCGGCGGTTTGCCAGTACGGCGGATCCATGTAGTGGAAGGTATGCGGCCGGTCGTAGCGCTCGGCGCACTCCAGCCAAGGCAGGTTCTCGACGTAGGTGCCGGACAGGCGTTGCCAGGCAGCTGAAAGGTTTTCTTCGATGCGCAGCAGGTTGATCGACGGGGTGGTGGTCGCAGTGCCGAAGGTCTGCCCGGACACCTTGCCCGCGAAGGCATGGTGCTGAAGGTAGAAAAATCGGGCGGCGCGCTGGATATCGGTGAGGGTTTCGACGCGGGTCATCTTCTGCCACTCGAACACCTGCCGTGAGCTGAGCGCCCATTTGAATTGCCGCACGAACTCTTCGAGATGGTTCTGCACCACGCGGTACAGGGTCACCAAGTCGCCATTGATGTCGTTGAGCACTTCCACTGGCGCTGCCTGAGGCCGCATGAAGTAGAGCGCGGCACCGCCGGCAAAGACTTCGACGTAGCATTCATGGGGTGGAAACAGCGGAATGAGGCGATCGGCCAGGCGGCGTTTGCCGCCCATCCAAGGGATGATAGGTGTAGACATGGATAGCAAGACCTTTACTGTATAAATAAACAGGTGCTAGGCTCGCTGTGCTTTGTGCACAGAGCAGGAGCCTTGGCGGGACTTGCAGGGTCAATCTGCGGGGACGGTGGCCAGTCTGGATGTTGACGCATCCAGCCTGACCGCTCCATTTACTTTTATTTTTGAAACGCTGACTCGGAACGACTTGCGCGCCCGGGCGATCAATCGGCCACTTCAAGTACCACTTTCTGTGGTTTGCCGGAGGCCTTGGCCTTGCCCTCCTTGCCGCCATTACACTCCACCGACACCGTCCATCCGGAAGGGGTGAAGGTGTGATCTACCGACTCCACCAAGTACTCGCCATCCAGCCCGCGCTTGAAGCCTTGCGCCTGAATCATGCATTCGGCAAACAGGTCGGTCCGGCCCGGCAAGTCGAGGCGCACCGAGGCGGTGGATCGGTTGAACGCGGCTAGGCGCGCCTTGGCCGCCTCGTCCGCCGCCGTACGGTCTGGGTAGAGATGGCGGTCGGTGTGCACCGGCGGCAAGCCCTCGGGCACGTTTGGATTGTCCAGGTGCGAGATCACTAGTTCGCCGCTGGCTGGGTCCTGGTACTGGGTACTGACTCCCTGATGGGTGCTGCGGTCGCTGAAGCGAAACTGCCAGCGCGTCACGTCATTGCGTTGCAAGGTGACTACAGCCAAGGCCTTGCCACTGGAGCTCTGCCCGCCCTGTCGCGGCAGGACCAGCAGCTTGCCGTCGGCCACCTTGGCGGTACAGTCGTGTTTCTTGGCCACGCGGGTGATGAAGTTGAAGTCGGATTCATTGAGCTGATCCATGCGCGGTATCCAGGTATCGACCGGGCACGACGGCTGCCAGCCATTGCGCGCCGCGACATCGCCGACGATCTGCGCCAGACTGACGTCCTCCCAACTGCCGCTGCGCGTAGTTTTGCCGCTGCCGCGCATGTCGCTGGCCTTGCCGCTGATCACCAAGGTGTCCGGTGGGCCGGAGACGGCCACTTCGTCCACGGTGTATCGGCCCATGCGGGTCAGGTCGGCGCCGGCATACCCCAAATGGACCTCGATGCTCGCGCCACGCACTGGCAGCGACACCGCGCCGTCGCGGTCATCGATGCGCAGCTCAAAGGAATCTGAGGCCATGCCGGGCCGATCAGACAGTTGCAGCGACACCAGACGATCATTGATTAGATTGGTGATGTCGGCACCGTCGGCCACGATACGAAAATTAGGTGTCATGGATTTTTCCAAAAAAAACCCGCACGAGGCGGGCAAGAAAGTAAGGAGTATTAAACGATGAGCGACACCAGTGTAGTTCATCAATCCCACAACGAAATGACGCTGTCCGGCTCGACCACCAGGTCCGGCAGCGTGATCAGCACGCCGGCCCGGAATGGCTGTGGCTCATCCGCCAACCCCTGATTGGCCGCCAGCACCGCCTCGACGCTGCGGTTCAGGTGGCCGTAATAGTGGTGGCACAGGGTGTCAAGCAAGTCCCCATCAGCCGTTCTGCAGGTCATCGCCATAACGCACAAACTCCAATGAAAAGCCCTGCTTGCGCGGGATCGCCCCGGGCAGCAAAGCGGTTTGCTCTTCTTCGATATTGGTCAACACCCAGTTGCCCAAGACCTCGCCATAACCGGTGGTGAGGTTCAGCGGCAACAACTTGGCACCAATGCTGCGCAGCCTATCCAGCTGTTTGAGTCCGCCTTTGAAGCTCGGGTAGATCGCGCCCTTGAGGGTGATTTTCTCCTCCCCCAGCCCCACGGCCTGCTGCGCCGGGCGCCGGGTCAAACGCTCCTGTGCGGCCCAGCGAAACGCGGTCTGCCGCCGCAGCTCGTCAAACGCCGCGGTGTCCAGGTTGAAGTAATACGGCCGCTCATTGGCCTTGAGCGGATAGAGAATCAGCAGGTGCGGAAACGGCTTCACCGCATCGGGGATCGGCGTCATGTCGCCAGCAAACCATTCGGTGGGGAAGATGTTGCCCAACGCGGCATTGGCCTTTCCGGCGACTTTGTTGAAGGCCGCGCCAAAGCGGCCGATCTGTTCGGTCAGCGCGGAAAAGTGCTCATCAAACTGTGCCAGCGCACGCTGGGTCTGGTTGTAGAAGCTGGACACCTTGCCGAGCTTGGCCTGCGCCGAGTTGATTGCGCTTTGCAGTCGTCGGGTCTTGTCACTGAGGTCATCGCTGAGAAACGGCAAACCTTCCAGTGCATCGGCTGCCCCGCTGATTTCATTGAGCGCGCCATTCATGGGCCCGGTCATCGACTCGATATCCGTGCGGCCGGCTTCACCGGCGTCGACCATAAACTTCAGGCCGCCCTGCAGGTGCTCCAGGTAGTTTTTTTCATCCGCCATCACTTTTCCCTAGCCCACATGAGGGGCATCAAACAACTGGCGGTCACGCGCTTCCCGGGCGAAGTCGTCAAACTGGCGCCGCAGGTACGGCATCATTTCTTGAACAAACTGCGCCGGGTCTTTCACATCGCCATGTACCTGAAAAACCGGGGCCGGGGCGAAGGTGAATTGCTGATCGACCTTCGGCCATTGGGGTGTCTTTGCTGCCGTGGTCGACATCAAGGCCGCCGCCGTCACGGGCGCGGCTGGAGTGTTTTCCATCGACCGCACGACCGCCCCCACCCCTTGGCCGGCGGCCATGGGCAAGATGCCGATGGGCGCTTTGGCCGGCGTGTCCCGCCCGCCAAGCAACGCCTTGCCCAGGGTCGCGCCCACGTCACCACCGCCCCATGCGCCGAGCGCGCCACCGATCATTCCGCCAATCGCGGTGCCGATCAGTGGAATGACCGATCCGATAGCTGCACCGGCCGCTGCACCCGCCAGACCACCGGCCAGGCTACCGGCCGCTTCGCCGTAGCCTTCGGCCTTTTCGTCACGGGTGGTCGCGTTCTGATACGTGTCCAACACCTGCACGCCGGCACCGACCGCCGCCAGTGCCCCACCCACTTTCAGG
Proteins encoded:
- a CDS encoding efflux RND transporter periplasmic adaptor subunit; the protein is MNLKWSGALLAGVSMVLGVAGGYWFAHQRISGVPGTASEQSQNTPDERKALYWYDPMYPQQKFDKPGKSPFMDMQLVPQYASGGSDHATVSIDPGLTQNLGLRFATVSRGVFESSLNVTGVLAFNERDVAVIQARTPGFVERVYAHAPGDLLKANAALADILVPEWAAAQTEFLALKRNGDADLIAAARERLRLTGMPAALIAQVERGGKVQPYLTLTSPIGGVIQELNIRAGMTVAAGETLARVNGLSRVWLAVAVPESEAGSITVGQTVEAQLPAFPGTKVNGKVSAILPETNLDSRTLRVRVELPNPDGRLRPGLTAQVRLNRSTEQSVLWVPSEAVIRTGRRALVMLAEDAGRFRPVEVQIGQESDGKTAIVNGLDEGQKVVTSGQFLLDSEASLKGIVAGSVQESPLNTATSGLHEADGQIVEIDDKEVTLAHGPFKTLGMPGMTMTFPLASPALKQGLKAGDKVKVAVSQTDDGLRVERLDKSGGQP
- a CDS encoding TolC family protein → MNSKCYCTGWSLVAGLAASVLALPSFAAALTLDEALRLAENNAPSLAAQDAKIQAASSAAIPAGELPDPKLLAGVQNYPIGGPDRWSINDDFMTMQMVGVRQEMPNSDKRKARIEVANSAVDRAAAERRVERLNVRQSTALAWISSYSVERKDALFQDFYKENRLLTDTVRAQIAGGRAQPADAVTPKQEAAQLAEQQDDLIRQRAQARAALKRWIGSAANEKPVGSLPQWPVDTSNVSHKLQHHPELAAYGPMTLEAQAKVREAEAEKKSDWSWELDYQHRDRQFGDMVSVQFSWDLPLFPDSRQNPKIAAKKAELSQLEAEREALSREHTQQLESELADYDSLNRAVQRNEQSLVPLAREKVELSMASYRAGKGDLNAVVAARRELIEARLKQVDVEEQRALTRARLYFAYGESSQ
- a CDS encoding DNA adenine methylase, with product MSTPIIPWMGGKRRLADRLIPLFPPHECYVEVFAGGAALYFMRPQAAPVEVLNDINGDLVTLYRVVQNHLEEFVRQFKWALSSRQVFEWQKMTRVETLTDIQRAARFFYLQHHAFAGKVSGQTFGTATTTPSINLLRIEENLSAAWQRLSGTYVENLPWLECAERYDRPHTFHYMDPPYWQTAGYGVDFPFENYERMADFMRRCKGRVMVSINDHPDIRRVFEGFHVETLDIRYTTTNQRQGKAEVSGELVIMNWEPAALGGLF
- a CDS encoding phage late control D family protein → MTPNFRIVADGADITNLINDRLVSLQLSDRPGMASDSFELRIDDRDGAVSLPVRGASIEVHLGYAGADLTRMGRYTVDEVAVSGPPDTLVISGKASDMRGSGKTTRSGSWEDVSLAQIVGDVAARNGWQPSCPVDTWIPRMDQLNESDFNFITRVAKKHDCTAKVADGKLLVLPRQGGQSSSGKALAVVTLQRNDVTRWQFRFSDRSTHQGVSTQYQDPASGELVISHLDNPNVPEGLPPVHTDRHLYPDRTAADEAAKARLAAFNRSTASVRLDLPGRTDLFAECMIQAQGFKRGLDGEYLVESVDHTFTPSGWTVSVECNGGKEGKAKASGKPQKVVLEVAD
- a CDS encoding tail protein X, yielding MAMTCRTADGDLLDTLCHHYYGHLNRSVEAVLAANQGLADEPQPFRAGVLITLPDLVVEPDSVISLWD
- a CDS encoding phage tail protein; its protein translation is MADEKNYLEHLQGGLKFMVDAGEAGRTDIESMTGPMNGALNEISGAADALEGLPFLSDDLSDKTRRLQSAINSAQAKLGKVSSFYNQTQRALAQFDEHFSALTEQIGRFGAAFNKVAGKANAALGNIFPTEWFAGDMTPIPDAVKPFPHLLILYPLKANERPYYFNLDTAAFDELRRQTAFRWAAQERLTRRPAQQAVGLGEEKITLKGAIYPSFKGGLKQLDRLRSIGAKLLPLNLTTGYGEVLGNWVLTNIEEEQTALLPGAIPRKQGFSLEFVRYGDDLQNG